The genomic region CTCAGATCGGAGGTTTGAATTCGCCTGCGAACTTGGAACACAGCTAAAAGGATCAGTATTGTACATTAATTTTGCATACACATCCGGTGCAACAAAAGAGCTTACTAATAAGTAAAAATTTCCCTTATCAGCATCATAAGCGGACAAAAGAGAGGTAAAAAAAAGTTGTGTTTTTCGTAATTCGCGCAACAATTCATAGAAATCTTTTGTAAAAACATTCTCTTTTATATTGATATATTGCTTGTACTCATGTTGCAGCCCCTTCCCAATACGTCGAATCAATTCTTCTTCATATACTTTTTCAATAGGTAATGCCTTAAAAAAAGACTTGAGATGCAACCATAAACGAATAAAGAAAGGTTCGTCATTTATTTGAATACTTTTTTGTACCTGAGTATCGCTCAGCAACGGCTCATTTTTAGAATCCGTCTGTATATCTTCAGACATCTTCATATTCTCAGCAATATGAGTGAGCATTGCCTGTGCTTCTTCCGTCGAAAGAGAATCAACCAACTTATCAAATGTAGAAACTTGAGGATTCATAAAGGAAATTATATACAAAACAGATAAAAAAAACTATAGGTTAGTTCCAAAATTTTGAGAGTTAAGTAAAAAAAAGCCCGGCAGCTACCTACTTTCCCACTCTGAATGAGCAGTATCATCGGCGTAATGAGAGCTTGACTTCCGTGTTCGGGATGGGAACGGGTATGACCTCTCCACTATGGCAACCGGGCAATAAAAGACGAAACAAAAAAGAAACGAAATTTATTAAATAAAGGGAAGCGCTTTATTATTGATAAGCGACAGGAAAGAAAGCGTAGAGTAAGGAAAAGAACAAAGAAGAGAAGATAATATGGTCAAGCCTCACGACTTATTAGTATTGCTCGGCTAGAACACATTACTGTGCTTAGACCTGCAACCTATCAACCTTGTAGTGTGCAAGGAGTCTTTAGCGGGGTTAAACCCCGAGGGATATGTAATCTTGAGGTGGGCTTCCCGCTTAGATGCCTTCAGCGGTTATCCCTTCCGAACGATAGCTACCCAGCACTTACCCTTGGCAGGATAACTGGTACACCAGAGGTTCGTCCACTTCGGTCCTCTCGTACTAAAAGCAGCCCCTCTCACATATCCAACGCCCATAGCAGATAGGGACCGAACTGTCTCGCGACGTTCTGAACCCAGCTCACGTACCGCTTTAATTGGCGAACAGCCAAACCCTTGGGACCTACTTCAGCCCCAGGATGCGATGAGCCGACATCGAGGTGCCAAACTTTCCCGTCGATGTGAACTCTTGGGGAAAATCAGCCTGTTATCCCCGGAGTACCTTTTATCCGTTAAGTGACGGCGCTTCCACTCGCGACCGCCAGATCACTAAGACCTACTTTCGTATCTGCTTGAGCTGTCACTCTTGCAGTTAAGCCTCCTTGTGCCTTTACACTCACTGCGTCGATTTCCAACCGACGTGAGGAGACCTTCGCGCACCTCCGTTACATTTTAGGAGGCGACCGCCCCAGTCAAACCGCCTGCCTACCACTGTTCCCATTCCGGCTTCACGGAACGGGTTAGAAACCTAATTCATCAAGGGTGGTATTTCACTTGGCAACTCCACTCACCCTAACGAGCAAGTTTCACTGTTTCCCACCTATTCTACACATGATAAACCAAGTCCCAATAGTAAGTTACGGTGAAGGTTCACGGGGTCTTTCCGTCTAACTATGGGTAACCGGCTTCTTTACCGGTATATAAATTTCACCGAGCCTCGCGTTGAGACAGTGCCCAGATACGTTACACCATTCGTGCGGGTCGGAACTTACCCGACAAGGAATTTCGCTACCTTAGGACCGTTATAGTTACGGCCGCCGTTTACCGGGGCTTCAATTAACAGCTTCGCATTACTGCTCACCGCTCCTCTTAACCTTCCGGCACCGGGCAGGTGTCACCACCTATACGTCTCATTACTGATTCGCAGATGGCTGTGTTTTTGATAAACAGTCGCCTGGGCCTGCTTTATGCTACCTCCACTCATTACTAAACAGAGGCCACACTTTTCCCTAAGTTACGTGTGCATTTTGCCGAGTTCCTTAACGCGAGTTCTCTCGAGCGCCTTAGATTTCTCATCCTACCTACCTGTGTCGGTTTACGGTACGGTCTTTTATAACCTAGCCTTAGACAGTATTTCCCGGCACCATGACTTACCCCGCTTCGCTTCTCTCATCGATCCACTCGCTGTCGCTTCTCACCTTGGATAGCGGATTTACCTACCATCCTTCATAACGGCTTAAATACTTCGACCGGAACAACCGTTCTCCGGCCGGGGGTCGCCTCATGCGTCCTGCCATCGAAATTATAAAAGGTATCGGAATATGAACCGATTTCCCATCGACTACGGCTTTCGCCCTCGCCTTAGGAGCCGACTAACCCTGGGCAGATGACCTTTACCCAGGAAACCTGAGGTTTTCGGCGGAAAGGAATCTCACCTTTCTTTTCGTGTACTTATACCTGCATTCTCTCTTCCATCCCCTCCAGTGCCCCTGTCAGGTACACCTTCATCAGTCCATGGAATGCTCCCCTACCGCCTTATGCTTTTAATGCATAAGACCCGTAGCTTCGGTATACTGCTTAGCCCCGTTACATTATCTGCGCATGTATACTCGACCAGTGAGCTATTACGCACTCTTTTAAGGAATGGCTGCTTCTAAGCCAACCTCCTGGCTGTCTAGGTATCCACACTTCATTTCACACTCAAGCAGTATTTCGGATCTTAGCTGACGGTCTGGGCTGTTTCCCTTTTGACTACGAACCTTGTCGCACGCAGTCTCACTCCTATACGTTGATTACCGGCATTCAGAGTTTGATTGGGTTTGGTAGGCGGTGAAGCCCCCTAGTCCATCCAGTGCTTTACCTCCGGTAATTTTGTATAAGGCTGTCCCTAAAGGCATTTCGGGGAGAACCAGCTATTTCCAGGTTTGTTTAGCCTTTCACTCCTAGTCACAAGTCATCCAAACCTTTTTTAACAGATTGTAGTTCGGTCCTCCACAGCGTTTTACCGCTGCTTCAACCTGCTCATGACTAGATCACTCTGGCTTCGGGTCTACGACATGCAACTCTTACTTCGCCCTTTTCAGACTCGGTTTCCCTCCGGCTCCGGAACTTCTATTCCTTAACCTCGCTGCATACCGTAACTCGCAGGCTCATTCTACAAAAGGCACGCTACCACCCATAAAGGGCTGTAACATCTTGTCGGTTTATGGTTTCAGGTTCTATTTCACTCCCCTCACCGGGGTTCTTTTCATCTTTCCCTCACGGTACTTGTCCGCTATCGGTAGCCAACTCGTATTTAGCCTTGGATCGTGGTCGACCCGGATTCCGACAGGATTTCTCGTGTCCCGCCGTACTCAGGTACTGCACCGGCAAGACGACTGTATTTCGCGTACGGGGATTTCACCCTCTCTGTCAGGCTTTCCCAAAACCTTTCCGCTATACATTCGCTTTATCACTTGCTGTACGTAAGCCCGTGCAGCCCTACAACCCCCGTTTAACGGGTTTGGGCTCTTCCAATTTCGCTCGCCACTACTTTCGGAATCTCTTTTGATGTCTTTTCCTTGAGTTACTTAGATGGTTCAGTTCACTCAGTATTGCTTTACCTCTCTATTTTATTCAAGAGTGTAATGATAGAATCACTCCTATCGGGTTACCCCATTCGGCTATCTCCGGATCACAGGATATGTGCTCCTCCCCGAAGCTTTTCGCAGCTTATCACGGCCTTCTTCGCCGGTCGGCTCCAAGACATCCACCATAAACCTATTCTTCGCTTGACCATATTATGTTCTCTTCTTAAAACGATCATCTATTCAACAACCGTTAAGAATTCTTCTTTTCACCTTATTTTTCACTCTCCAGTTCATCCCTTTACTTTAAATAAAGAAAATTCACCTTCAAGCATTCTTTCTTTCCCTTCCCTAGCTTTTCAAAGATCTCTTCGTAATATCATACTTTAACAATATTACCATCAGCCGGCTATTCACTCAGCTGTAAAATGGGCCTGATTAGAGTTGAACTAATGACCCCTTCCTTATCAGAGAAGTGCTCTAACCAACTGAGCTACAGGCCCGTATAAAAAAGGGAGGGAAAGAAGAGGAGATAAGCGGACGCTTTGTGTACAACTTACAAAGCATTTAGTATTTACCTTTCTCTAAGAAAGGAGGTGATCCAGCCGCACCTTCCGGTACGGCTACCTTGTTACGACTTCACCCTCCTTACCAAGCGTACCTTCGGCACCGTCCTCCTTTGCAGGTTAGACAAGCGACTTCGGGTACCCCCAACTCGGATGGTGTGACGGGCGGTGTGTACAAGGCTCGGGAACGTATTCACCGCGCCGTGCTGATGCGCGATTACTAGCGATTCCAACTTCATGAAGTCGAGTTTCAGACTTCAATCCGAACTACGATTGCTTTTTTGCGGTTTGCTCCACCTTACGGTCTCGCTTCGCTTTGTAGCAACCATTGTAGCACGTGTGTAGCCCTGGACATAAGGGCCATGATGACTTGACGTCATCCCCACCTTCCTCCGATTTGTCATCGGCAGTTCCGCCAGAGTCCTCAAGCTTTACCTGTTAGTAACTGGCAGTAGGGGTTGCGCTCGTTGCGGGACTTAACCCAACACCTCACGGCACGAGCTGACGACAGCCATGCAGCACCTGTCTAGCAGGGTATTGCTACCCGGCCTTATCTCTAAGACCTTCTACTAGATGTCAAACCCAGGTAAGGTTCCTCGCGTACCATCGAATTAAACCACATGCTCCACCGCTTGTGCGTACGTCAATTCCTTTGAGTTTCACCCTTGCGGGCATACTCCCCAGGCGGTACACTTATCGCGTTTGCTTTGGCACTGAAGCTCTTGCCCCAACACCTAGTGTACATCGTTTACAGTGTGGACTACCAGGGTATCTAATCCTGTTCGATCCCCACACTTTCGCATCTCAGCGTCAATTATCGGCCAGAAACCCGCCTTCGCCACCGGTGTTCTTCCAAATATCTACAGATTCCACCCCTACACTTGGAATTCCAGTTTCCCTTCCGTAATTCAAGCTATACAGTACCCAATGCTATTCTAGGGTTAAGCCCCAGGATTTCACATCAGGCTTACATAGCCGCCTACATGCCCTTTACGCCCAATAATTCCGAACAACGCTCGCCCCTTACGTGTTACCGCGGCTGCTGGCACGTAATTAGCCGGGGCTTATTCGTCGATTACCGTCATCAGATGAGCATTCCCTCTCACCCTTATTCTTCATCAACAAAAGGATTTTACAACTTTTCAGCCTTCTTCATCCACGCGGCGTCGCTCCGTCAGACTTCCGTCCATTGCGGAATATTCTTAGCTGCTGCCTCCCGTAGGAGTTTGGGGCCGTATCTCAGTCCCAATGTGTCCGTTCACCCTCTCAGGCCGGATACCCATCGTCGCCTTGGTGGGGCCTTTACCTCACCAACTAGCTAATGGGACGCAAGCTCATCCTCAAGCGAAGCCGTAGCTTCCTTTCCTCAACATCTCTTGTGATATGCCGAGTGTATTCGGTATTACCTGCTATTTCTAGCAGCTATCCCCATCTTAAGGGTAGATTACCCACGTGTTCCTCACCAGTCCGCCACTCTAGGAGAGAAGCAAGCTCCTCTCTTGCCGTTCGACTTGCATGCTTAAGACGCGCCGCCAGCGTTCGTTCTGAGCCAGGATCAAACTCTCCATTATTTTATTTCAAACACCCCGAAGGGCGTCTGATCTCAATAATTTTGAAAGCAAGTCCCGTTTCTTTTATTTTAGGAACGTTGACCTTTAAGAGAAAGAAAAAAAAATAACAATGCAAAGCAATTATTCATCACCCCGCACGCCCTCTTTCTCTCTCAATTCTTTGTTCTACGCTTATTTCCTTACCAAAGATTTTTCACTCTTTGGCTTTTTCTTCTTTCCCTTCCCTTTAATTTCAAAGACCAGTTTGCTTAACTGCGCTTCGCCTTGGCATCGCAGCAAGCGAAAAAGAATATATCAAAAAACTATTCGTTTTGTCAAGTACCTTTTGTTCTTTTTTATTTTTATTTTTTTAAGTTTTTTCATACATCAAAACCGGAAAAATAAAAAAACATCAACAACGCTTACCGTCTTTATACCGAAACATCAAAAAGAATAATCAACTTTTGCTGTTTTAAATACTGTTCGGTATCATCAACACCTACCTATAACAAACAGGTCTATTAGGTTGATAATAGAAGGAATTGGTAAACCCAAAGGCTTTTCATTCTTGCTACACTGCTTAGCTGCCCGACAGTCATGAAGTGCAACGGAAGATATAGTATCACATATTACCTCACACTGTCAACTATCTCATGCTACTTTTTTTGATAAAATCTACTTTCTTTCTCTTTGCATTCTATTTCTGCGATTCACTTCGCTTTTCCACCCTTTCATGGTTATTGAAATAGTGAACATCGCTCAAGGCAAATGTGTTTTGAGGAGGAACAATTACATCTGAAAGATTGCATCTTCTACTATTCACATCATCATATTTCAGTATATTGTTGTACTCAATATCGCAAGGAGCCTCTTATGATTAAAGCACTGATTTTAGATTACGGCAATGTGATTTCTTTAACCGACACGAAAGCTATCGATGAAGCAATGGCTGCTGAAACCGGTATCCCGGTGGAAGCATTTGGAAATCTTTACAGCACGCACCGTAGCGATTTTGATCGGGGAGTCATCAACGGTGAGGAAATGTACAGACGCTTGCTGCAAAATAACGGCTATGAAGAAGCCGCTAAAGATACCGGACTACTGAAGAAGATGGTAGATATTGATTTAGCCGGTTGGCGAACTTTAAATGATGCGGTATGTGATTGGGCTTTAAATATTCAAAAACAAGGTTTCAAACTGGGGATTCTTTCCAATATGCCGTATCAATTTTTAGATCGATATGAAAAAGAAATACCTCCCTTTGTGGCCGCCGATTACGCATGCTTTTCATGCCGATTGCATCTAATAAAACCCGAACCTGAAATTTACCTCAATTGTCTTGAAGGTTTAGGTATCAGTGCAGATGAAGCTGTTTTTTTCGATGACATGGAACGGAATATCGAGGCAGCTCAAAAACTTGGATTTCACGCTTTTGTATGGACGGGATTGACGCAAGCGCAAAAAGATTGGCTTTCTTGTCTGTAAGGCTGTTTAACTATAATTGCTGAGCGTTGCATTTTTTTATATAACAGAGTATATTTTTATCGGATATAAAACTCTTGGTAGGTGTTGTCATTTTGGAAGATGCGGGGTCGGCTGAACCGAGATACAAGCGCCGCCCCTAATATAACGGAGGTATACAATGGTTAAAACGGTAAGAGATGTAGATCTTCACGGCAAGCGTGTTATCATGCGGGTTGATTTTAATGTTCCGATGAAGGACGGGGTTGTGCAGGACGATACGCGAATCGTTGCAGCATTACCGACTATCAAATATATTTTAGAGCAAAAGCCGCGTTCGTTGGTGTTGATGAGCCACCTCGGCGATCCTGCCAAAGATTCAAAGAAAGCTGAGGAAAAAGCGGCTAAGGACGGCAAGCCGTTTGACAAAGAGGCCTACATCGCCGGTAAGCATAAGATGAAGCCGGTAGCGGCATATTTGGAAAAACTGTTAGGTATGCCCGTTCGGCTTGCCGATTCCTGCAAAGGACAAAAGGCGGTAGTCGATGCACTTCCCGAAGGCGGTATCTTGATGCTTGAGAATACGCGCTTCCATCCCGAAGAAACCTCGAAGGACACTGCAGAACAGGAAACACTTGCCAAAGAGCTTGCCTCCTACGGCGATGTATACGTCAACGACGCATTCGGAACTGCACACCGTGCTCATGCTTCTACGGCAACCATCGCAAAATTTATGAAGGTAAAAGTTGCCGGTTTTTTAATGGAGAAAGAAGTTAAATATATTGAACCGATGGTAAAAAATCCGCCCAAACCGATGGTCGCCATCATCGGCGGCGCAAAAGTTTCTTCAAAAATTGCCGTACTGGATAGTCTTTTGAAAAATGCCGCTGCGCTGATTATCGGCGGCGGTATGGCGTATACCTTCCTTAAAGCGCAAGGCCATTCAATCGGGAAATCCTTGGTGGAAGATGATTTTATCGACACGGCAAAGAAACTTTTAACCGATGCCGAGGCAAAGGGCGTTAAAATAATCCTGCCGGTAGACCATATTTGCGCCGCCTCTTTTGCCGCCGATGCAAAACCGGAAAGCGTGGACGGCTGCGACATCCCCGATTCGCTTATGGGAATGGATGTCGGGCATAAAACCATCGAATTGTACAAGGCAGAGATTTTGAACGCAAAGTCCATCGTATGGAACGGCCCGGTCGGCGTGTTTGAATTTGAAGCTTTCTCCCACGGAACGGAAGCGGTTGCCCGCCTTGTGGCCGAAGCAACCGGAAAAGGCGCAGTAACGGTAGTCGGCGGCGGCGACTCCGTTGCAGCCGTCAACAAGTTCCATCTTGCCGATAAAATGAGCCACGTATCTACCGGCGGCGGCGCCTCACTCGAATTTTTGGAAGGAAAAACGCTGCCGGGCATCGCCTGCCTCGATGCATAAACGAAGGTATCATGAAAGAATTTACCTGTGTTTCCTGCCCTATGGGCTGTAGACTCCGAGCAATTGAAAAAGACGGCGCCTACACAATAGAAGGATATAGCTGTAAGCGAGGGCTTGAGTACGGCTTGCAGGAAATGAAAGATCCTCGAAGAAATATCAGCTCGACGGTGCGCATTGAAAACGGCTTTTTATCGGCGCTTCCCGTTAAAACCGCTGCGCCTATTCCGAAAGGCATGATTTTTCAGGTGATGGCGGAGATCAACAAAATCAGGGTAACGGCACCGGTAAAGACAGGAGCAGTCATTATTCCCGACGTGCTGCATACGGGCATCGACATTGTCGCAACCCGCGATATGCCGTGCCGCGCTGAGTAGTGTATGATGCAATGGCGCCGATTTTGACACGCCATACAATCACGAGCCTATAACAAAACGGCCGGTAATTCTTGCTGAACTACCGGCCGTTGTCATTTATACATACTAGACCTGTTCAGAAACGGAAGTTTCCGAACAGGTTTATTTTCGGTCGAACATCTCTAGGGCATCTGAAAAAAAACTCAGGTATAGCATTTAGAGATGCTTCATCACTATATCTTTCCGTTAAAATTCTGCGCTTGTTGCAACGGTGTCGGTCTTGAGTTTTAAGAAAGCGGTAAATTCATCGACGGACATCGTTTTTTGCGCTCCTTTCAAAAGCCGGACGGTAACACTGTTGTTCTGCTTTTCCTTTTCGCCGACAACAAGCTGATACGGAATTTTTTGTTCCTGATACTTCCGTATCTTTGCATTCATACGGTCGGTATCAATATCAGCCTTTACGCGGAAGCCGGCTTTTGAAAGAGACGCGGCGATACTTTCGGCATATTCGTTAAATACGGGAGCGACGGGAATAACCATTGCCTGCACCGGAGAAAGCCACGGGGGCAGCGCGCCGCCAAATTGTTCAATCAAAATACCGATAAACCGCTCCAGCGAACCGAGTGCCGCGCGGTGCAGCATGACGGGCTGATGCTTTTTGGTTATCCTCTCCGATATACTCGGCATTCAGCCGGTCTTTAGAGGGCAGTTGATAGTCCGCCTGTATGGTACCGCATTGCCATTCTCGGCCAAGCGCATCGACAAGCGTAAACTCCAGCTTCGGCCCGTAAAATGCTCCTTCTCCGGGGGCGATCTCGTACTCAAGACCGGCGGCTTTACAGGCTTCCGCAAGCGCATTCTCTGCCCTATCCCACGTTGCATCATCGCCGACACGTTTTTCAGGCCGCGTAGAAAACTTGACGAGTATGGCTTTATCGTCAAAACCGAAATCCCGATAGAGCGATTTAAGCAGGTTACAGAACTTGCACACTTCGGAGGAAATTTGTTCTTCCGTACAGAAAATATGCGCGTCATCCTGCACAAAGCCGCGCACCCGCATAATCCCATGCAGCGAACCGGACGGTTCATTCCGCGTACAGGAGCCGAACTCCGCAATACGCAACGGCAAATCGCGGTAACTCTTTATTCCCTGTTTAAAGATTTCAACGTGCCCGGGACAGTTCATCGGTTTAAGCGCAAACACCCGTTTCTCGCTTTCGGTGATAAACATATTTTCCTTGTATTTTTCCCAGTGCCCCGACCGAAGCCAGAGACTCTGCGGCATAACAAAGGGGGTATTTACCTCAACATAGCCGTCTTCTTTAATCTTCTGGCGTACATGCTGCTGCACGGTTAAATAGAGCGTCCAGCCGTTCGGGTGCCAGAATACTTCGCCGGGATTGTCTTCTTCGATATGGAATAAATCGAGTTCCCGTCCTATTTTGCGGTGATCGTTTTTCTCCGCTTCCGCCTGCATCGTCAGATAGGTTTTAAGGTCATTGGGCGTTTCCCATGCCGTACCATAGATACGGGTCAGCATCGGACGTTTTTCATCGCCGCGCCAATAGGCTCCCGCAATTTTTTGCAGCTTAAAACTTTGAGCGTTAATTTCTTTTGAATTGGCAACATGCGGCCCTCTGCATAAATCAACAAAATTACCCGACCGGTAAATCGAGATTTCCGCATCTTGCGGTAAATCATTGATAAGTTCGCACTTATACGGTTGATCCTTAAAAAGCTCAAGCGCTTGTTGCCTACTGACGATTTCTTTTACAAAGTTCTGCGGAGTTGATAAAAGACGGCGCATTTCTTTTTCGATACGAGCAAGATCATCCTGCGTGATCGATGTCGGAAGGTCAAAATCATAATAAAATCCATGTTCAACGGCAGGCCCAATAGCGACCTTTGTGCCGGGGAATAAATTCATAACAGCTTCTGCCATTATGTGCGCAATACTGTGCCGTAGTAACGGTAATTTTTCTGATTTCGGTAATGAATACTTCATACACCCTCCCTTTTATATCTTCCATTATATAAATATAAATAAAAGCATACCGCCGAATTTTTAGGCTGTCAAGATACCATAAAACTGTCTGCATAAATGCTAGTCAAAAAATCTTGCGCAAAAGTCTGTTATCCGATAATCTGACAGTATGGAAACTCAGTATAAACTTTCTTTCGCTTCGGATTATATGGAAGGAGCACACCCTGCGATTATTCAGCGCCTCGTACAGACAAATATGGAACAGACGGCAGGCTACGGAACCGATGAATACTGCGAGCGGGCACGCAGCCTCATTAGAAAAGCCTGCAACTGTCCGGATGCGGCGGTGCATTTTCTTGTCGGCGGTACCCAGACAAACGCAACAGTTATCGATGCACTCCTTAACCGGTATGAGGGTGTTATCGCAGCTGAAACCGGTCATGTCGCTGTACACGAAGCGGGCGCGATAGAGTTCGGCGGGCATAAGGTACTCCCCCTTGCCTGCGACAAAGGTAAAATCACCGCCGCTTCGGTTAAGCGGTATCTACAGGATTTTTATGCGGACGGAAACTACGAGCACATGGTGCATCCGGGAATGGTGTACATCTCGCAGCCGACGGAATACGGAACGCTCTACACCAAGCAGGAGATGAGCGCGATCAGTGCAGTGTGCCGCGAGTATCATATTCCGCTGTATGTTGACGGAGCGCGGCTTGCGTATGCGCTTGCTTGCAAAGAAAACGATATAACGCTTGCCGACCTTGCAACGCTCTGCGATGCTTTTTATATCGGCGGCACCAAATGCGGAGCCCTCTTCGGCGAAGCGGTTGTTATTCCCGATCCGAAACGTAGCCCGCATTTTTTTACCATTATGAAACAACACGGCGCGTTACTCGCAAAAGGCCGCTTACTCGGTATTCAGTTTGAAACGCTTTTTACTGATGACCTATATCTCCGTATTGGGGAAAATGCAATTCGTGCGGCCGATACCATCCGCGCTTTTCTTGCTTCACACGGGTACGAACAATATTTTACCGCCCCGACAAATCAGATTTTTATCGTCCTTGACAATACACGCT from Treponema vincentii harbors:
- a CDS encoding threonine aldolase family protein; protein product: METQYKLSFASDYMEGAHPAIIQRLVQTNMEQTAGYGTDEYCERARSLIRKACNCPDAAVHFLVGGTQTNATVIDALLNRYEGVIAAETGHVAVHEAGAIEFGGHKVLPLACDKGKITAASVKRYLQDFYADGNYEHMVHPGMVYISQPTEYGTLYTKQEMSAISAVCREYHIPLYVDGARLAYALACKENDITLADLATLCDAFYIGGTKCGALFGEAVVIPDPKRSPHFFTIMKQHGALLAKGRLLGIQFETLFTDDLYLRIGENAIRAADTIRAFLASHGYEQYFTAPTNQIFIVLDNTRYAELSKKITFGFWEKKDDSHTVVRIATDWATTPENVAKLLQTLA
- a CDS encoding phosphoglycerate kinase; protein product: MVKTVRDVDLHGKRVIMRVDFNVPMKDGVVQDDTRIVAALPTIKYILEQKPRSLVLMSHLGDPAKDSKKAEEKAAKDGKPFDKEAYIAGKHKMKPVAAYLEKLLGMPVRLADSCKGQKAVVDALPEGGILMLENTRFHPEETSKDTAEQETLAKELASYGDVYVNDAFGTAHRAHASTATIAKFMKVKVAGFLMEKEVKYIEPMVKNPPKPMVAIIGGAKVSSKIAVLDSLLKNAAALIIGGGMAYTFLKAQGHSIGKSLVEDDFIDTAKKLLTDAEAKGVKIILPVDHICAASFAADAKPESVDGCDIPDSLMGMDVGHKTIELYKAEILNAKSIVWNGPVGVFEFEAFSHGTEAVARLVAEATGKGAVTVVGGGDSVAAVNKFHLADKMSHVSTGGGASLEFLEGKTLPGIACLDA
- a CDS encoding HAD family hydrolase → MIKALILDYGNVISLTDTKAIDEAMAAETGIPVEAFGNLYSTHRSDFDRGVINGEEMYRRLLQNNGYEEAAKDTGLLKKMVDIDLAGWRTLNDAVCDWALNIQKQGFKLGILSNMPYQFLDRYEKEIPPFVAADYACFSCRLHLIKPEPEIYLNCLEGLGISADEAVFFDDMERNIEAAQKLGFHAFVWTGLTQAQKDWLSCL
- a CDS encoding DUF1667 domain-containing protein, yielding MKEFTCVSCPMGCRLRAIEKDGAYTIEGYSCKRGLEYGLQEMKDPRRNISSTVRIENGFLSALPVKTAAPIPKGMIFQVMAEINKIRVTAPVKTGAVIIPDVLHTGIDIVATRDMPCRAE